The DNA segment CGTGCACCTGCCGGACTGGCTGGACCCCGGTGAGCAGCGGGCGCTCCTCGACCATTGCCGTGCGTGGGCGAAACCGCCCGCGGGGCTCCGGGAGGTGCTCACTCCCGGTGGCGGGCGCATGTCGGTTCGCCAATTCGGGCTGGGATGGCACTGGTTCCCTTACGGCTATGCGCGTACCGCCGTCGACGGCGACGGAGCCCCGGTCAAGCCGATGCCGTCCCGGCTGGCCCAGCTCGGGCGCAGGGCGGTGGCGGCCGCCTTCGGGGACGAGAACGCCGGGTACGAGTACGACATCGCACTGATCAACTTCTACGACGCCACCGCACGCATGGGCATGCACCAGGACCGCGACGAGAGATCCGATGCCCCGGTGGTCTCGCTCAGCCTCGGCGACTCGTGCGTCTTCCGCTTCGGCAACACGGAGACCCGGACGAAGCCCTACACCGACATCGAGTTGCAGAGCGGCGACCTCTTCGTCTTCGGCGGTTCCTCGCGTCTCGCCTACCACGGGGTGCCGCGCATCCATGCCGGCACCGCGCCTGCGGAGCTGGGGCTGACCGGCCGTCTCAACATCACCCTGCGTGTGAGCGGCCTCGGCGCGTGACCGTGGCGAGGGCGGCTGAGCAGCGGCGGCCCACTCGACCCTGGTGAGCGTGGCGCCGGGACCGTTCGGAGGCCGGCGCAGGCAGGCCGGCACAGCGTGTGCCACCCCGTGGTGTGCCCCGCCCCGTACCGTGTCCGAATTCCGCCATACGCGACGGCCGGGTGCCCCGATCATGGGACACTCGCTCACATGAACGGCAATGCGTCCTCCCGCGCCACGGGGCCCACGCAGACCCGGTTGGAACGGGGGCGTGGCGCACTCGGCCCCGCGCTGGAGCTGGTGCATACCGGCCGCGCGCCCACCCGTGCCGTGCTCACCGCGGAACTCGGCGTCACCCGCGCCACGGCAGGCGCCGTCGCCGCCGAGCTGGCGGCCCTGGGCCTGATCCGTGTGGACGTCCGGCCCGCCGCGGCCGCAGGCGTGCACGGCCGCCCCTCGCACCGCCTCGACGTCGCTGAGCAGGGGCCCGTCGCGCTGGCCGCACAGGTGCACTCCGACGGATACCGGGCGGCCCTCGTCGGCCTCGGGGGCCGTATCGTCGCCACCTCACCCGGCTGCGACACCATCGACGCCGACCCCGCGCAGGTGCTGGGCGCCGTGGTCGCCGCGGGCGCTCGGTTGCTGCGGGAGACCGGGCGGCGGTGCGTCGGGGCCGGGCTCGCCGTGCCGTCGTCGGTCGCCGAGCCCGAGGGCACCGCGCTGAACCCGCTCCACCTCGCCTGGCCCGTGGGCGCTCCCGTGCGGGACATCTTCGCCCGGCAGGTCCGCGACGCCGGCATCACCGGCCCCGCGTTCTGCGGCAACGACATCAACCTCGCCGCGCTCGCCGAGCACCGGCACGGCACGGGACGCGGCTCCCGCGACCTGCTCTGCGTCGCCACCGGGCACCGCGGCGTCGGTGGGGCGCTGGTGCTCGACGGGCGCCTGCACACCGGAAGCTCCGGCCTCGCCCTGGAGGTCGGGCACCTCACCGTGAACCCCGCCGGCCGGCCCTGCCACTGCGGCAGCCGCGGCTGCCTGGACGTGGAGGCCGACCCGCTGGCACTCCTCACGGACGCCGGCCGCGTGCCCGGCCCCGAGCCCTCCATGCTCGACCAGGCCACCAACCTGCTCCATCAGGAGTACGCCGACCCGCATGTACAGGCCGCCGCCGGGGCGCTGATCGACAGGCTGGGCCTCGGGCTCGCCGGGCTGGTCAACATCCTCAACCCCGACCGGATCATCCTCGGCGGGCTGCACCGCGAACTGCTCGCCGTCGACCCCGAGCGCCTGCGTGCCGTGGTCGCCGAGCGCAGCCTGTGGGGCCGCAACAGCGGCGAGGTGCCGATCATGCCGTGCACCCTGGACCACAACAGCCTGGTGGGCGCGGCCGAGCTGGCCTGGCAGCCGGTGCTCGACGACCCCCTCACCGTTCTCGCGGGCTGAGCGCACCCCGCCCGAGCACCCCAGCCCGGGAGCCGGCAGGAGGGGGCTCACCGCCAGCGCACGGCGAAGGCACGCCTCGGGTTCTCCGTGAGGATCCGGTCCGTCAGCTCCTCGCCGAGCATCGCCGCCAGCCGTGGCCGCACTCTGCGCAGCAGGTGTGGCATGCCGGGACCGCCGTTCACGGAGCACGCCGCGGCGGTCGTGGTGTCGGCGCCCAGCAGGAGCCGATCGGCGAAGCCCGCGTCGGCGAGGGCGCCGACGGTGTCCGGCATCCGCCAGTCGGTGGCGTGGTTCGCCCGTGACGGCCCGTCGAACGCGAGGAACGCGCCCGATTCGGCCGCCTGGCGGTGCATCACCAGATCCGGGCAGCGGTCCAGATGGCCGAGGATCATGCGGTCGGGCGGTACCCCGAGCCCGTCGCGGAGCAGGTCGAGCACGTCCAGGGCGCCGGTGCCCAGCCGGCGGAGCAGCCGCCCGGCGCACCGCTACTCCCGCCGTGGTACGCACACGGCCGCTGACCGTACGACGACGCGGGCAGCCCCGCGGAGCGACTCTCGGACCGTACCGACACCACCGTCGAGCGGGCCGGTCCGTACGGATCCCGGCCGCCGGCGAGGGCCATGCCGCCCTCGCCGCCGAGGAGATGAGTTGCTCATGAACACACTGGCTTTCGCCCACGACGGCCCGGGCCCCTGGGTGCTGCTCTTCCCGCTGGTCTGGGCGGCCGTCATCGTCGGCGTCCTCACCGTGCTGCGCCGCACCGGCTGGCGCGGACCGCGCGGCCCCTGGCGCCCGGCCGCCGAGGAGCACTCGCCGATCGCCGTGGTCGGCCGCCGCTTCGCCGCCGGCGAGATCGACGAGGACGAGTACTGGCGGCGGCTGTCCGTCCTGGACGAGCAGTTCGGCCGCAGCCGCAAGGGCGGTGCGGCATGACGCCCTCGGCGGTCACCGCGGACACCCGCACGGCCGCGCGGGTCGTCGGCGCCGTGAAGGTCTACGGCACCGGCGACACCGCCGTGCGCGCCCTGGACGGGGTGGACGCCGGCTTCACGGCGGGCCGGTTCACCGCGATCATGGGCCCGTCGGGCTCCGGGAAGTCCACCCTGATGCACTGCGCGGCCGGCCTGGACACGCTCACCTCCGGATCCGCCTTCATCGGCGACACCGAGCTGGGCACGCTCGACGACCGCCGCCTGACGCGACTGCGCCGCGACCGCGTCGGCTTCGTGTTCCAGGCCTTCAACCTCGTCCCGACGCTGACCGCCGCGGAGAACGTCACCCTGCCGCTGGACCTCGCCGGCAGACCGGGCGATCCCGACTGGATCGAGGAGATCATCGACGTGGTCGGCCTGCGCGACCGGCTGCACCACCGGCCGGCGGAACTCTCCGGCGGGCAGCAGCAGCGCGTCGCCGTCGCCCGCGCGCTGGCCGGCCGGCCCGACGTGGTCTTCGCGGACGAGCCCACCGGCAACCTCGACTCGCGCTCGGGAGAGGAGGTGCTCGGGCTGCTCGGGCACGCCGTGCGCGCCCTCGGCGGCACCGTCGTCATGGTCACCCACGACCCGGTCGCCGCCGCCCACGCCGACGAGGTCGTCTTCCTCGCCGACGGCCGGCTCGTGGACCGCATGACCGCCCCGAGCGCCGGCACGGTCCTGGACCGGATGAAGCACCTCGACACCGAGCCCCACCGCACCGCACACGCCGGAGCCCGGTCATGAGCGCCGGCGGGACCGTGGCCCGCATCAGCCTGTCCTCACTCAGGGCCCACAAGCGCAGGTTCGCCGGCACCTTCCTCGCCGTACTGCTCGGCGTCTCCTTCCTGGCCGGCACCCTCGTCATGGGCGACACCCTGCGCGCCAGCTTCGACACCCTGTTCGGCGAGGCCACCTCCGGCACCGACGCCGTGGTGCGCAGCGCGGACACCATCACCACGCCCGGCCAGAGCCAGGGCGTCAGGCAGCCCGTCCCCGTCTCGCTGGTGAAGACCCTCGAACGGGTGCCGTCCGTGGCCGTCGCCGAGCCCAGCATCCAGGGCGCGGGCCAGCTCATCGGCGCGGACGGCAAGCCGATCGGCGGCAAGGGCCCGCCCACCCTCGCCGGGAACTGGATCGGCGACACCCGGCTCAACCCCTACCGGCTCGCCGAGGGCCGCGCGCCCGTCCGGCACGGCGAGGTCGTCGTCAACCGCGGGACCGCCGAGACCGGTCACCTCGCCATCGGCGACACGACGGTGCTGCGCACGCCGGACCCGGTCCGGGTGAGGATCGTGGGACTCGCCACGTTCGGCGGCACCGGGGGCATGGCCCAGACCACCTTCACCGGGATGACCAGGGCCGACGCGGAGAAGTACCTCACCGCGGAGCCCGGCAGGGCGGCCACCCTCCAGGTGCGGGCCACCCCCGGCACCTCCCAGCGGGAACTCGTCGACGCGCTGGCCCCCGTCCTCCCGAAGGGCGTCGAGGCCATCACGGGCCGGCAGTCGGCGCGGGAGAACACCGATATGATCTCCGGCCAGTTCCTGACGCTCTTCACCACCCTCCTGCTGGTCTTCTCCGGTATCGCCCTGCTCGTGGCCACCTTCTCGATCCACAACACCTTCGCGATCGTGGTCGCCCAGCGCACCCGCGAGAACGCCCTGCTGCGGGCCCTCGGCGCCGGGCGCCGCCAGGTCACCACGGCCACCCTCGTGGAGGCCGGCGCCGTGGCGGTCGTGGCGTCCGCGGCCGGCCTCGGCGGCGGCATCGGGATCGCGGCCGGACTCCAGGCGCTCTTCCCCGCCATCGGCTTCCCGTTCCCGGACGGGGACCTGGTGATCAGCGGCCTCTCGCTGCTGCTGCCGCTCGCGGTCGGCATCGTGGTCTGCCTCGGATCCGCCCTCCTGCCCGCCGCCCGCGCCGGCCGCACCGCGCCGCTCGCCGCGCTCCGTGAGACCGCCGTCGACCACTCGGGTGCCTCCCGCCCCCGAGCGCTCACCGGCGCCCTGCTCGGCGCGGCCGCACTCGCAGCCACCCTCACGGGCGTGCTCGCCACCGGCTCGATCTGGCTCGCCGGAACGGGGGCCGCACTCGCCCTCGCGGCGTTCGTGGTGCTCGGACCGGTCACCGCCGGCTTCGCGGTCCGGTTCCTCAGCCGCCCCCTGGAGCGGCTGCGCGGCATCACGGGCGGCCTGGCCGGGCGCAACGCGCTGCGCAGCCCGAGGCGCACCGCCGCCACCGCCGGCGCCCTGATGATCGGGGTCGCGGTCATCTCCCTCTTCACGGTGTTCGGGGCCTCGCTGAAGGCCACCATGGACCAGACGGTCGACCGGTCCTTCGCGGGCGACGTCGCCGTCAGCTCCCCGTCGTTCGGAGCCGGCGGCAGCGGGCTCAGCCCCGCGCTGGCCCCCGCCATCGCCCGCCGGCCCGAGGTGGCCACGGCGGTCGGCCTCGGCCGCGGAGTTGCCGAGGTCGACGGCAGCGGACGCGCCCTGACCGTGACCGACCCCGCCGCGCTCGCCATGACCTTCGACCTCGGGGCGGTGCACGGCTCGCTGGCCGGCCTGGGCAGCGACGGCATCGCCGTCTCCGGGAAGGAGGCCGGCGCGCGGCACCTGCGCACGGGCGGCATCACCCGGCTCACCTTCACCGACGGGATCACCAGGACCTTCGTGGTCCGCGCCGTCTACGGCAGCTCGGAGCTGGCCGGCGACTACGTGATCACCCGCCAGGCCTGGCGGCCGCACCGCACCCAGGACGCGGACACCCTGATCGCCGTCACTTTCAAGGACGGCGTGAGCACCGCCGAGGGCAAGACTGCCGTGCGGGCCGTCGCCGCCGCCTACGGCAACCCCGAGGTGCAGACCCGCGACGAGTACGCGCAGTCGTCGGCCGGCGGCATCGACATGATGCTGACCCTCGTCTACGCCCTGCTCGCCTTCGCCGTGCTCATCGCCCTGCTCGGCATCGCCAACACCCTCACCCTCGCCGTCCACGAACGCACCCGGGAACTCGGGCTGCTGCGCGCCGTCGGGCAGACCAGGTCCCAACTCCGCGCCATGGTCCGGTGGGAGTCGGTGCTGGTGGCCGCGTTCGGCACGGTCGGCGGCCTGGTGCTGGGAGGCTTCCTCGGCTGGGTGCTGGTGAAGGCGTCCGACGGCGCCTCCGAGACCGCGTTCGCCTTCGCGGCACCGCCGGCCAGGCTCGCGATCGTCGCGCTGGTGGGCGTGACGGCCGGGGTGCTGGCGGGCCTGCGGCCGGCAGGCCGCGCGGCCCGGCTCGACGTCCTGAAGGCCATCGCCGCCGAGTGAAGCGGCACCACCGCGCCGGGGCCCGCTCAGCCCAGCACGAAGGAGCGGGTCCCGGCACGGCCGTTCAGCGGCCCCGGGCCCGGCGCCAGGTCCACCGGAACCATCAGGTCCGTACTGCCGGTGAACGGGCCCGTGGTGGCGGCGCCGTAGACGGGCAGCGTCGCCGTGAGCGGAGCGGTCCCGGGAACCGGAAGCGTGAACCAGACGATCTTCCCGGCGTCGCCCTGGGCCCGTGCGCCCCAGTTCTCGCACATCGCCGCGATCATGGCGAGCCCGCGCCCGCAGGTCTGGTACGGCTCCGCGTCGTGCACCCGCGGCAGCCTGGGATCGTGGTCCCGCACCGAGACGGTGAGCCGGTACAGGAGCAGCTCTATGTCGACGGTGCAGATCTTGTCGGGGCGGGCGTGCCGGTGCACGTTGGTGAGCAGTTCGGTCACCCCGAGCGCCGCCCGGTCGGTCAAGGCGTCGAGACGCCAGTGGCGTAGTTGTGCGGAGACGATTCTGCGGACCTGTCCGATCCGCGACGGCAGGGCCTGGAGCTCCACCGTGCAGTGCCTTCTTGGCTGGCTGATCACGGCCACGACTCCCCGAATTCGAGGTTCCGGAGGAAGACGGAGAAACGGACCAGCACGGCGGCTGCGCCCGGCGGCCGCCTGCTGGAGGACCGGCGCATGACTGGTTCGCAGCGTGATCGCCGGTGCACCCTGGGTAAGCTGAGACCAGAGTGACTCGCATCACATCAAGCTGCAACTGGGGGGGCGGCCGAACGGTGGGTTGCGCCCGGCCGCGAGGCCTGTGCGGGGTGGGCGCACGGGGGAGTCCCGTAGCCCATCGGCCGGTGGCAGCGGGCTTCCCGGGTGGCACCCGCCAGTCGGGTGACGTCCTCCCGCCGGCCGGCGGCCTGACGGTCGTCGTCCGGACTTGCCGTGCGGTTCACCGCGCCCGATCCGCGACAGCAGGGCGAACGACGTCCCGGGCACCACGAACCGCGTCCGAGGCAGTGGCGAACCGCGGGCTCAGCACAGGCCGGGACGTGGCCGGGCGGCGATCCCAGGGAGGGGCCGTGCCCATGGTCCTTGCCGAACGCGAGCCGTCGGGGACGGATGCCGCGGATGCCGTCAGGAACGCATGCCGTCAGGAACGGATGCCGTCAGGAACGGATGGCGTCAGGGACGGATGGCGTCAGGGACGGCGGCCGCCCGCTTTGCGTACCGCCTCGATGAACCGGCGGGCACGTCCGTCCTCGCGCTGATCCGCGTCATCCCCCATGCTCAGCGTGTAGCGCGTGCCGTTCACCTCGGCCGAGGCGCTGTCACCCGACGAGAACCAGGACTTGCCCGCGCGCACCGCCTGCACCGGGGCACTGTCGATCTCGCTGCCGCGGCTGTTCAGCAGCTCCACCCGGCCGTCGTTGATGCGGACCTGGCCCGCTCGCGTCAGGGACCGCAACCGTTTGCCGATCCGAACACGCTCCGCCGTGAACTCCGGCTCCGCCATGATGCCCCCCTTGGGTACGAGGTGTGCGCCGGCCGGGTCCTGAGAGGACCGCGCCGACCAGGCTCACAACGCGACTGCCACCGGGAATGTTCCCGTATCAGCAGTGTGCCCGTCCCCGTGGCAGGGCGCCAGGGTGTACGCGGGCGGGCCGGGCGCACGTACCGGGAACGCTTGCGCCCTGGGGGCGCCCGCGACGCGCCAAGGCGCCCACCGGGTCCGGGCCGGTGCCGCTCGGCGGTCCATAGCGGCAGGTGAGAAGCGGTCGGCGGATGTCTATCATCGGGCCAGTCACCAGGTCGTACGGGTGCCCGATCCGGACCGGCGGCCGATGCGACCCCAAGGAGCGACCGGTGAGTGCCACCCACCCGCAAGCAAGCCCGGCCCTGACGGACACCCTGGACGTCGACCGC comes from the Streptomyces sp. TS71-3 genome and includes:
- a CDS encoding ABC transporter ATP-binding protein; translated protein: MTPSAVTADTRTAARVVGAVKVYGTGDTAVRALDGVDAGFTAGRFTAIMGPSGSGKSTLMHCAAGLDTLTSGSAFIGDTELGTLDDRRLTRLRRDRVGFVFQAFNLVPTLTAAENVTLPLDLAGRPGDPDWIEEIIDVVGLRDRLHHRPAELSGGQQQRVAVARALAGRPDVVFADEPTGNLDSRSGEEVLGLLGHAVRALGGTVVMVTHDPVAAAHADEVVFLADGRLVDRMTAPSAGTVLDRMKHLDTEPHRTAHAGARS
- a CDS encoding SHOCT domain-containing protein, with the protein product MNTLAFAHDGPGPWVLLFPLVWAAVIVGVLTVLRRTGWRGPRGPWRPAAEEHSPIAVVGRRFAAGEIDEDEYWRRLSVLDEQFGRSRKGGAA
- a CDS encoding alpha-ketoglutarate-dependent dioxygenase AlkB, whose product is MVDMSGLFSRDRSAVGPGAVHLPDWLDPGEQRALLDHCRAWAKPPAGLREVLTPGGGRMSVRQFGLGWHWFPYGYARTAVDGDGAPVKPMPSRLAQLGRRAVAAAFGDENAGYEYDIALINFYDATARMGMHQDRDERSDAPVVSLSLGDSCVFRFGNTETRTKPYTDIELQSGDLFVFGGSSRLAYHGVPRIHAGTAPAELGLTGRLNITLRVSGLGA
- a CDS encoding ROK family protein, producing MNGNASSRATGPTQTRLERGRGALGPALELVHTGRAPTRAVLTAELGVTRATAGAVAAELAALGLIRVDVRPAAAAGVHGRPSHRLDVAEQGPVALAAQVHSDGYRAALVGLGGRIVATSPGCDTIDADPAQVLGAVVAAGARLLRETGRRCVGAGLAVPSSVAEPEGTALNPLHLAWPVGAPVRDIFARQVRDAGITGPAFCGNDINLAALAEHRHGTGRGSRDLLCVATGHRGVGGALVLDGRLHTGSSGLALEVGHLTVNPAGRPCHCGSRGCLDVEADPLALLTDAGRVPGPEPSMLDQATNLLHQEYADPHVQAAAGALIDRLGLGLAGLVNILNPDRIILGGLHRELLAVDPERLRAVVAERSLWGRNSGEVPIMPCTLDHNSLVGAAELAWQPVLDDPLTVLAG
- a CDS encoding ATP-binding protein, which produces MISQPRRHCTVELQALPSRIGQVRRIVSAQLRHWRLDALTDRAALGVTELLTNVHRHARPDKICTVDIELLLYRLTVSVRDHDPRLPRVHDAEPYQTCGRGLAMIAAMCENWGARAQGDAGKIVWFTLPVPGTAPLTATLPVYGAATTGPFTGSTDLMVPVDLAPGPGPLNGRAGTRSFVLG
- a CDS encoding ABC transporter permease — its product is MSAGGTVARISLSSLRAHKRRFAGTFLAVLLGVSFLAGTLVMGDTLRASFDTLFGEATSGTDAVVRSADTITTPGQSQGVRQPVPVSLVKTLERVPSVAVAEPSIQGAGQLIGADGKPIGGKGPPTLAGNWIGDTRLNPYRLAEGRAPVRHGEVVVNRGTAETGHLAIGDTTVLRTPDPVRVRIVGLATFGGTGGMAQTTFTGMTRADAEKYLTAEPGRAATLQVRATPGTSQRELVDALAPVLPKGVEAITGRQSARENTDMISGQFLTLFTTLLLVFSGIALLVATFSIHNTFAIVVAQRTRENALLRALGAGRRQVTTATLVEAGAVAVVASAAGLGGGIGIAAGLQALFPAIGFPFPDGDLVISGLSLLLPLAVGIVVCLGSALLPAARAGRTAPLAALRETAVDHSGASRPRALTGALLGAAALAATLTGVLATGSIWLAGTGAALALAAFVVLGPVTAGFAVRFLSRPLERLRGITGGLAGRNALRSPRRTAATAGALMIGVAVISLFTVFGASLKATMDQTVDRSFAGDVAVSSPSFGAGGSGLSPALAPAIARRPEVATAVGLGRGVAEVDGSGRALTVTDPAALAMTFDLGAVHGSLAGLGSDGIAVSGKEAGARHLRTGGITRLTFTDGITRTFVVRAVYGSSELAGDYVITRQAWRPHRTQDADTLIAVTFKDGVSTAEGKTAVRAVAAAYGNPEVQTRDEYAQSSAGGIDMMLTLVYALLAFAVLIALLGIANTLTLAVHERTRELGLLRAVGQTRSQLRAMVRWESVLVAAFGTVGGLVLGGFLGWVLVKASDGASETAFAFAAPPARLAIVALVGVTAGVLAGLRPAGRAARLDVLKAIAAE